Part of the Thermus oshimai DSM 12092 genome is shown below.
CCGGGCCCAGGCCCTGGGTCGGCGGGCGGAGGCCCACGGGGCGGGGGCCTCCTTCCCCCGTCTGGCCGCCCTGGCCGCGGCGGGCCTGGAGGCGGACCATGAAGCGCTCAACGCCCAGGAGGTCCTGGAGCGGCTGAGGCTCGGTTTTTGGGTCATGCTCCGCCACAGCTCCCTCCGCCCAGACCTGCCTGCCCTTCTCCATGGCCTTCCCCCTTCCCCGAGGCTCATGCTCACCACCGATGGGGCCTCCCCCCGCTTCTACGCCCGCGGAGGGTACCCTCCCCTTCTGGAGGCGGCCCTGGAGGCTGGCCTCTCCCCCCTGGAGGCCCTCCGCCTGGCCACCCTCAACCCAGCCACCTTCCTGGGCCTGGACCACCTCCTCGGGGGGCTGGCTCCGGGTCGCTTGGCGGACTTCCTCCTGCTGGAGGCCCCGGACCGCTTCCGCCCCTTACGGGTCTTCGTAGGGGGGAAGGAGGTGGCCCGGGAGGGGCGGATGGCCGTGCCCCTTCCCCCCTGGCCCCTGGGCCCCCGGCCCCTCCCCTTCCGGAACCCAGAGGCCTTCGGGGACCCCGGCCGCTACCGCCTGGACCACCGCCTGGGCCTGCGGCTGGAGAGCGCGGTCATCACCCGGCCCGCGGAGCCCTCCCTCGGGGCCCTGGCGGCCTTCTGGGTGGACCCGGAAGGGGAGCGGAGGGTGGGGGCTTGGGTGGAGGCCCTGATGCCGGGCCTGGAGGGCCTGGCCACCACCTTTACCGCCGCCCCCGGCCTCCTGGTCCTGGGGCGGGACCCCGGGGCCATGGCCCGGGCAGCCCTGGAGGTGGCCCGGATGGGAGGCGGCTTCGCGGCCGTTCACGGGGAGCGGGTGGTGTGGAGGGCCCCTCTCGCCCTTTTCGGGCTCATGGCCGAAGGGGGATTTGACGGGGCCTTGGCGGTGGAGGAGGACCTCTGGACCTGGGCCCGCCGGTGGGGCTACCCCTTCCACGACGTCCTCTACACCCTGCTCTTCCTCACCTGCGACTTCCTGCCGGAGCTCCGGCTGACCCCCTTGGGGGTCTTGGAGGTCAAGGGGGGGCGGATCCTCCTGCCCCCTGAACCC
Proteins encoded:
- a CDS encoding adenine deaminase C-terminal domain-containing protein: MASPAAHLLLSPEERACLLAVTRGEASPELVVRGAWVADVYGGAWFQANLEVALGRIAYVGPRFPRIGEGTRVLEAEGLYLVPGYLEPHAHPWVLYTPLSLLEALVPQGVTAVVYDDLLLRLHLGPEGTRAFQEWLAGQDLPARVFWAARLAPQTALPEERLGPEEAPLEAPWTLASAEITAWPQVMEGERRLLAGIARAQALGRRAEAHGAGASFPRLAALAAAGLEADHEALNAQEVLERLRLGFWVMLRHSSLRPDLPALLHGLPPSPRLMLTTDGASPRFYARGGYPPLLEAALEAGLSPLEALRLATLNPATFLGLDHLLGGLAPGRLADFLLLEAPDRFRPLRVFVGGKEVAREGRMAVPLPPWPLGPRPLPFRNPEAFGDPGRYRLDHRLGLRLESAVITRPAEPSLGALAAFWVDPEGERRVGAWVEALMPGLEGLATTFTAAPGLLVLGRDPGAMARAALEVARMGGGFAAVHGERVVWRAPLALFGLMAEGGFDGALAVEEDLWTWARRWGYPFHDVLYTLLFLTCDFLPELRLTPLGVLEVKGGRILLPPEPFA